The sequence GCCAGGAGCGGACCGAGGTTGGCCTTGGCGCGCAGGTCGTCCGGCGTGATCTGCCGGCCCTGCCGCGCCGCCAGGGCGGCGCGGCCGATGGGATGGAACAGGGCGAGCGTGCCGCCCGGCCGCGCCACGCGGGCCAATTCCCGCAGGTTGTCCACCGGGCGCGGCAGATGGGCGATCAGACCGGCCGCGAACACGGCGTCCAGGGACTGGGACCGCAGCGGCAGCGCGGCCACGTCCGCGAGCAGCAGCCGCCCCTCCCGGCCCCGCCCCGCCCGTACAGCGGCCTCGAGCATCGCCGGAGTGAGATCCGCGCCCAGCACCACTCCGGAGGGGCCCACGGCCGCCCGCAGCGGCGGCAGGGCGCGCCCGGTGCCGCAGCCCGCGTCCAGCACGCGGCTCCCTGCCCGCAGCCCGAGGCAGGCCACGGCGGCCGCGTAGGCGGGGCCGTCGTCGGGGAACCGGCTGTCCCAGTCGGCCGCCCGGGCGCTGAAGAACTCCTGCACGCGTGTGTGGTCGTCGCTCAAGTTCCGCATGATTCCTCACCGTCACGGGGGATACCTAGGCGCACATGTTCGGGCTGGACTCGATCGTTCCGCCGCATCTGCGTGTCATATTCCAGCACGTTTCGAAATGCGCCCCCTGTGTGCCCCCGTGCCCCCTAGCGTCCTTTGGCCATGGGACACCTGGACCACGCCGCCTTCGGCTGGCTGACCCCCGCACTGTCGTACGTGATGGCCTGTACGGGCGCCGCACTCGGACTGCGCTGTACCGTCCGCGCGCTCGCCACGACCGGCCGCTCGCGCCGCAATTGGCTCGTCACCGCGGCCTCCGCGATCGGCACGGGCATCTGGACCATGCACTTCGTGGCCATGCTCGGCTTTCGCGTCAGTGGCACCGGCATCCGCTACGACGTGCCGCTGACCATCCTCAGCCTCCTCGTCGCGATGGTCGTCGTCTGCGCCGGCGTCTTCGCCGTCGGCTACAGCCGTGACCGCAACCGGGCGCTCCTTCTCGGCGGACTCACCACCGGGCTGGGGGTCGCCAGCATGCACTACCTGGGCATGGCGGCGGTCCGGCTGCACGGCGACGTCCGCTACGACCCCGTCCTCGTCGGACTGTCGGTGCTGATCGCCGTCGCGGCGGCGACTGTGGCCCTGTGGGCCGGCCTCAACACCAAGTCGCCCCTCGCGGTCACCATCGCCTCCCTCGTCCTGGGAGCGGCCGTCAGCAGCATGCACTACACCGGGATGTTCGCGGTGAGCGTGCGTGTGAACCCCTCCGGCGAGGCCCTGCCCGGGGCCACGGCGATGCAGTTCATCTTCCCCCTCGCCGTCGGCCTCGGGTCCTACCTCTTCATCACCTCGGCCTTCGTCGCCCTCTCGCCCACGGCCGACGAGCGCGAGGCCTCCGCCTCCGCCCAGCGGCCCGTCGCGTCGCCCGCCGGCGGGAGCCCTGCTTGAGCGCCCCGACCCACGACCCGAGCGAGGAGGCCATGCGCCCACCCCGTACACCCCCGAAAGCCGGTACCACGCAACAGCCCTCGCGCGGCCGCCGCGCCCACGCCGGACCGCCCGCCGACGAGGTCACCGACCACACCGTCGGCGCGGCACCCGCACGCGCGCGTGGGACCCGTCGGTACCTGCGCCCCCGCACCGTACGTGCCAAGGTGGTCAGCCTGCTGATGGTGCCCGTCGTCTCCCTGCTCGCCCTGTGGGCGTACGCCACCGTCAGCACCGCCCAGGACATCGCCCGGCTGCGCCAGTCCCAGCAGGTCGACGCCGAACTGCGCACCCCGGTGGCCACGGCCGTCGCCGCCCTGCAGGCCGAGCGCACCGCAGCCGTGCGCTTCGTCTCCGCGCCGGGTACGGACGACGGCAGCGACCTCCAGGCCCTGGCCGCCCGCACCGACCGGGCCGTCGCCGAACTGCGGCTCGGCAACGACAGCACCGTGGCCGACAGCGAGGAACTGCCCGCCGACGTCTCCGCGCGCCTCGGCGCCTTCGTCACCGGCGCCGAGCATCTGCGCGCGCTGCGAATAGCCGTACTCGACCACAAGGCCGGCTGGGACACCGCGTACACGCAGTACACGAAGTCCATCGGGGCGGCCTTCGCCGTGGACGGGGCCCTGACGGGTATTCAGCAGGCCGATGCCGGCTCCGACGCGCGCGTGCTGCTCGAATTCTCCCGGGCCGCCGAGGCGCTGGCCCAGGAGGACTCCCTGCTGGGCGGCGCGCGGGCTTCATCCGGTCTCCAGGGTGAGCGGCTGCGGCTGTTCGGTGCCGCCGTCGCCGCGCGGCGCACCCTCACCGAGACGGCCGTCGCCGATCTGCCCACTGCCCAGCGTGCCGCCTGGCGGAGTGTGGCCGATGCCGGCTCCTACACCTCCCTCGGCACCGTCGAGGACGAGACCCTCGCCGCCGGGCCGGGCACCAAGCAGGCCGGCACGGCGGTGCAGAGTGCCTGGAGCGCCGCCCACGCGCGCGTGCAGGACGAAATGCGGAGCATCGCCACGGACACGGGCAGGGCCGTCGCCGGCCGCGCCGACCCGGTCACGCGCGGACTGCTCAGCCCGGCTGGTGCAGCCGTGCTCCTCGGCCTGGGTGCCGTCGCCGCCTCACTCGTCATCTCCGTCCGCGTCGGACGCGGGCTGGTGGTCGAACTCGTGAGCCTGCGCAACGACGCCCTGGAAATCGCCCGGCGCAAGCTCCCGGAAGCGATGCGCAGACTGCGCGCGGGCGAGGAACTCGACATCCGGGCGGAAGCGCCCGCGGGACCACCGGCAGAGGACGAGACGGGTCAGGTCTCGGAAGCCCTGACCACCGTCCACCGTGCCGCCCTGCGCGCCGCCGTGGAACGCGCCGAACTCGCTGGCGGCATCTCC comes from Streptomyces sp. FXJ1.172 and encodes:
- a CDS encoding sensor histidine kinase, producing MRPPRTPPKAGTTQQPSRGRRAHAGPPADEVTDHTVGAAPARARGTRRYLRPRTVRAKVVSLLMVPVVSLLALWAYATVSTAQDIARLRQSQQVDAELRTPVATAVAALQAERTAAVRFVSAPGTDDGSDLQALAARTDRAVAELRLGNDSTVADSEELPADVSARLGAFVTGAEHLRALRIAVLDHKAGWDTAYTQYTKSIGAAFAVDGALTGIQQADAGSDARVLLEFSRAAEALAQEDSLLGGARASSGLQGERLRLFGAAVAARRTLTETAVADLPTAQRAAWRSVADAGSYTSLGTVEDETLAAGPGTKQAGTAVQSAWSAAHARVQDEMRSIATDTGRAVAGRADPVTRGLLSPAGAAVLLGLGAVAASLVISVRVGRGLVVELVSLRNDALEIARRKLPEAMRRLRAGEELDIRAEAPAGPPAEDETGQVSEALTTVHRAALRAAVERAELAGGISGVFVNLARRSQILVHRQLSLLDSMERRSDDPDELSDLFRLDHLTTRMRRHAESLIILSGAAPGRAWRMPVSLTNVVRAAVSEIEDYARVEVRQLPEAHVIGAAVADLTHLLAELVENAAQFSPPHTRVRITGEPVGNGYALEIEDRGLGMGTETLAEANRRIEQSEALDLFDSDRLGLFVVSRLASRHDVKVHLRTSPYGGTTGVVLLPTALLHSGSTEPAVHQAVQDRHAQERAYAHVPGTSRHQEPVVALPDRPALAATAPGQHGTADVPPHGMVTEPPREGMVGEQGQHGITGESPPPGVTALRPHRPPNDSEPSDGLPRRVRQASLAPQLRHQRAPEQAPQRAGHGDELRTPDLVRERMTAYRDGWARGGGRPPGRPTAPETDTANDSSEGDPA
- a CDS encoding class I SAM-dependent methyltransferase, which gives rise to MRNLSDDHTRVQEFFSARAADWDSRFPDDGPAYAAAVACLGLRAGSRVLDAGCGTGRALPPLRAAVGPSGVVLGADLTPAMLEAAVRAGRGREGRLLLADVAALPLRSQSLDAVFAAGLIAHLPRPVDNLRELARVARPGGTLALFHPIGRAALAARQGRQITPDDLRAKANLGPLLAGSGWRMTSYVDEDARFLALATREN
- a CDS encoding MHYT domain-containing protein, with translation MGHLDHAAFGWLTPALSYVMACTGAALGLRCTVRALATTGRSRRNWLVTAASAIGTGIWTMHFVAMLGFRVSGTGIRYDVPLTILSLLVAMVVVCAGVFAVGYSRDRNRALLLGGLTTGLGVASMHYLGMAAVRLHGDVRYDPVLVGLSVLIAVAAATVALWAGLNTKSPLAVTIASLVLGAAVSSMHYTGMFAVSVRVNPSGEALPGATAMQFIFPLAVGLGSYLFITSAFVALSPTADEREASASAQRPVASPAGGSPA